In Rutidosis leptorrhynchoides isolate AG116_Rl617_1_P2 chromosome 2, CSIRO_AGI_Rlap_v1, whole genome shotgun sequence, one genomic interval encodes:
- the LOC139888851 gene encoding uncharacterized protein, producing MHNRFIMGNPWVMMGDFNAALFLEDSSAGSSKVTIAMREFQECVEKLHMEDVNHAGFRYTWNQRPNAEAYRISDHCPAILKFAQMDDNKPRPFKLSNYITDHEKFRDCVSEGWKVEIKGHKMFKVVKRMRLLKKQMRKLMWSKGHLHNNVDLIRRELDDIQSLLDKNPECQDTRKQESVTLKKYNEAIYEEECFLKQKSKVEWLRAGDSNTKYFHNVVKGRNHRSKIHAIENQDGMLVEGRDVCNVVLEHYKKKFGKQDTCSPILDTSSLFVNHVSNQKATEMVSVVSTEEIKSAMFDINDVKSLGPDGYSAAFFKKAWEIIGEDVVKAIKDFFQEWEDIERD from the exons ATGCATAATCGCTTCATTATGGGCAACCCTTGGGTCATGATGGGTGATTTTAACGCTGCACTATTCTTAGAAGACTCCTCTGCTGGTAGTTCTAAAGTGACTATTGCTATGCGAGAATTTCAAGAATGTGTAGAGAAATTGCATATGGAGGATGTTAATCATGCGGGTTTTCGATACACTTGGAACCAAAGACCCAATGCGGAG GCATACCGAATTTCGGATCACTGTCCAGCCATATTGAAGTTTGCTCAGATGGATGACAATAAACCGAGGCCATTTAAATTAAGCAATTATATCACGGATCATGAAAAATTTCGAGACTGTGTTAGTGAAGGCTGGAAAGTTGAGATTAAGGGTCACAAGATGTTCAAAGTTGTAAAAAGGATGCGTCTTCTAAAAAAGCAGATGAGAAAACTTATGTGGAGTAAAGGTCATTTACATAATAATGTTGATTTGATAAGACGTGAGCTGGATGATATTCAATCTTTATTGGACAAAAATCCTGAATGCCAAGATACAAGGAAGCAGGAGAGTGTTACTCTAAAAAAATATAACGAAGCCATATATGAAGAAGAATGTTTTCTAAAGCAAAAGTCGAAAGTCGAATGGCTTCGTGCTGGTGATAGTAACACAAAATATTTTCATAATGTGGTTAAAGGGCGTAATCATCGAAGCAAGATACACGCTATAGAAAACCAGGATGGTATGTTAGTAGAAGGCCGAGATGTTTGCAATGTGGTTTTAGAGCACTACAAAAAAAAATTTGGTAAGCAGGACACGTGTAGTCCAATTCTTGACACTAGTTCATTGTTTGTTAATCATGTCAGTAATCAAAAAGCCACAGAAATGGTGTCTGTGGTGTCTACTGAGGAGATCAAAAGTGCAATGTTTGATATTAATGACGTCAAATCTCTGGGCCCGGATGGTTACTCCGCCGCTTTCTTCAAAAAAGCATGGGAAATTATAGGTGAAGATGTAGTCAAAGCCATTAAGGATTTTTTTCAAGAATGGGAGGATATTGAAAGAGATTAA